A genomic region of Solanum dulcamara chromosome 2, daSolDulc1.2, whole genome shotgun sequence contains the following coding sequences:
- the LOC129874501 gene encoding basic leucine zipper 43-like translates to MIPSEAAATHYFASENPSSLPLDFNFMQNSLPSLQFSRYLANILPNYPTCLPVNDFNNLLPSSISGNSTSDETDEQQLKIIDERKKRRMISNRESARRSRMRKQRHLDELWSQVLRLRTENHNLIDKLNHVSECHEKVVQENAQLKEEASDLRQMLNDLQFNSPFPDLFDLEDVPCTTAHLKAESSNLSITHSTNLLH, encoded by the coding sequence ATGATTCCATCAGAAGCTGCAGCAACTCACTATTTTGCTTCTGAAAATCCTTCATCTCTGCCTCTTGACTTCAATTTCATGCAAAACAGTTTACCATCACTCCAGTTTAGTAGATACTTAGCCAATATTCTACCAAACTATCCAACTTGTCTTCCTGTTAACGACTTTAATAATCTGTTACCGTCTTCCATAAGTGGTAACTCTACCTCCGATGAAACAGATGAGCAGCAACTTAAGATCATCGAtgagagaaagaagaggagGATGATATCTAACAGAGAATCAGCAAGAAGATCAAGGATGAGGAAACAAAGACATCTTGATGAGTTATGGTCACAAGTTCTTCGTCTTAGGACGGAGAATCATAATTTGATTGATAAATTGAATCATGTCTCGGAATGTCATGAAAAAGTTGTTCAAGAGAATGCACAGTTAAAGGAAGAAGCTTCTGATCTTCGTCAAATGCTTAATGATCTCCAATTTAATAGTCCTTTCCCTGATTTATTCGACCTCGAAGATGTTCCATGTACCACTGCTCATCTCAAGGCTGAATCATCCAATCTATCCATCACTCATTCAACAAATCTGCTTCACTga